The genomic stretch AATATAGGTGAGGCTGTGTTTGTGGATGATATTCCATCACCACCAAATTGTCTGCACGGAGCGTATGTTTATAGTGAAAAACCATTGGCAAGAATAACAAGTATGAAACTCAGGCAAGAATTGGAACTTGATGGAGTGAAGGGTATCATTTCAAGTAAAGACATTCTGAATGGTGGGGTGAACCTTGGAGCAAAGATTATATTTGGAAGCGAGCCTCTATTTGCCGAAGAGATTGCTCAATGTGTCGGTGATTGTCTTGCCTTTGTGGTGAGTTCTTAAATCCCTTAATTTGTTCAAATTGACTATTCTAAACCTCATTGACTTGATAAACGAAATACAACTAATATAGATAATTACAAGTATTCATTGTTTATAACATCCGTTTTCATTTACTTAGAGATTGATACAAGTCATTCTTTGATTTAATCTTCGGATGGCTTCTTTAGGTTGCAGATACTCAGAAACTTGCAGAGTTTGCTGCAAATTCCGCTTTTGTTGAATACAGTATTGAAAATCTTGAACCACCTATCCTAAGTGTTGAAGATGCTGTTAAAAAATCTTGAAAATCTTGAACCACCTATCCTGAAGCAGATCACAAGATTGTTTCTTCTAAGGTACACATGAAAACAATGAAATTGTTTGTGATTCTTGATATAATgtttaaattttcttttgaatAATATAGATATTGTGGTCTATTGATCAACCATAATTAATCATCGCCTATCAACTAAACACATATGAAACCATTGGCCCAGCAGAAGAGATTGCTCAATGTGTCGGTGGTCGACTTTATTGATATTTAAGTGACAATGTTTTCTTATAAAATTGTGGATTCACCTGATTTTTCAAGCGCTTGCTGTAGAGATTGCTGATTTCCTTGAATGAACTGGAGA from Vicia villosa cultivar HV-30 ecotype Madison, WI linkage group LG4, Vvil1.0, whole genome shotgun sequence encodes the following:
- the LOC131598373 gene encoding indole-3-acetaldehyde oxidase-like, translating into MKLRQELELDGVKGIISSKDILNGGVNLGAKIIFGSEPLFAEEIAQCVGDCLAFVVADTQKLAEFAANSAFVEYSIENLEPPILSVEDAVKKS